A region of Streptomyces sp. NBC_01788 DNA encodes the following proteins:
- the casB gene encoding type I-E CRISPR-associated protein Cse2/CasB, whose translation MTTVTAPVTPRERVARLAAGHIAALQRGYLDDQSHAVASLARLRRGAGREAGQLPDLWALIDTGPLHETRDDARPLSERELVRAEDALHVALTLYALHQQSRRSGMHQADRPDRRRGLGAAVRRMMKPGEIDHPVHKRLVRAGTAPDLAVLAQRLRDIVVLLRREDIQLDHALLAGQLYTWQWPGGADTVRREWGRSFHAWHDKPKDGAAASAGSDTTRTTDTDKDAS comes from the coding sequence ATGACCACTGTCACCGCACCTGTCACCCCACGCGAACGGGTCGCCCGGCTTGCCGCCGGCCATATTGCCGCCTTGCAGCGGGGCTATCTTGATGATCAGTCCCACGCCGTCGCGTCCCTCGCCCGGCTCCGGCGCGGCGCCGGCCGGGAGGCCGGGCAGCTGCCGGACCTGTGGGCCCTGATCGACACCGGCCCCCTGCACGAAACCCGGGACGATGCACGGCCGTTGAGTGAGCGCGAACTGGTCCGGGCCGAAGACGCCCTGCATGTCGCGCTCACTCTCTACGCGCTGCACCAGCAGTCCCGCCGCTCCGGCATGCATCAGGCAGACCGGCCGGACCGCCGCCGGGGCCTGGGCGCCGCGGTGCGCCGCATGATGAAGCCCGGCGAGATCGACCACCCCGTGCACAAGCGCCTGGTCCGGGCCGGTACCGCCCCCGACCTGGCCGTCCTCGCCCAGCGGCTGCGCGACATCGTCGTCCTGCTGCGCCGCGAGGACATCCAGCTCGATCACGCGCTGCTCGCCGGACAGCTCTACACCTGGCAGTGGCCCGGCGGCGCGGACACCGTCCGCAGGGAGTGGGGCCGCTCCTTCCACGCCTGGCACGACAAGCCCAAGGACGGCGCTGCCGCCTCCGCCGGCTCCGACACCACCCGCACCACGGACACTGACAAGGACGCCTCGTGA
- the cas7e gene encoding type I-E CRISPR-associated protein Cas7/Cse4/CasC, with protein sequence MNRIFLDVHALQTVPPSNLNRDDTGAPKTAVYGGVPRARVSSQAWKRATRTYFKDEHLLDASELGVRTKKIVEAVAGRITALDPSLAGETALRIADETVNAAGLKTEVPKRKAAAAKDGEPEPAPQSKYLVFLSARQLDGLARLAVEGAADITAYLKDKENKGRAKQIADTHHSVDIALFGRMVADDADINVDAAVQVAHAISVHRVENESDYYTAVDDENTDAETGAGMIGTVDFNSATLYRYAALGVHQLAANLGQSLRDDKPRTDPVRRAVEAFVHGFVASLPTGKINTFGHHTLPDAVIVKLRTTRPVSFVAAFEDPVRGEAGGYVREASERLAEYIPDIERAYGDDDSTLTWVLRVGPNTQKLAGIGTESENLVELVAAVGQTVAERLEKPA encoded by the coding sequence GTGAACCGCATCTTCCTCGACGTACACGCCCTGCAGACCGTCCCGCCCAGCAACCTCAACCGCGACGACACCGGCGCGCCGAAGACCGCGGTGTACGGGGGAGTGCCGCGCGCCCGCGTCTCCAGCCAGGCATGGAAGCGGGCCACCCGTACGTACTTCAAGGACGAGCACCTGCTGGACGCGAGTGAACTCGGCGTGCGGACCAAGAAGATCGTGGAGGCGGTCGCCGGCCGGATCACCGCTCTCGATCCCTCTCTCGCCGGTGAGACCGCGCTGCGGATCGCGGACGAGACCGTGAATGCCGCGGGGCTGAAGACCGAGGTTCCCAAGCGCAAGGCGGCCGCGGCCAAGGACGGTGAGCCGGAACCGGCACCCCAGTCCAAATACCTGGTGTTCCTCAGCGCCCGCCAACTCGACGGCCTGGCCCGCCTCGCAGTCGAGGGCGCCGCCGACATCACGGCGTACCTGAAGGACAAGGAGAACAAGGGCCGGGCGAAGCAGATCGCGGACACCCACCACTCCGTCGACATCGCCCTGTTCGGCCGCATGGTGGCGGACGACGCCGACATCAACGTCGACGCCGCCGTTCAGGTCGCTCACGCCATCAGCGTCCACCGTGTGGAGAACGAGTCCGACTACTACACGGCCGTCGACGACGAGAACACCGACGCGGAGACCGGCGCCGGCATGATCGGCACGGTCGACTTCAACTCCGCCACCCTTTACCGCTACGCCGCTCTCGGCGTCCATCAGCTCGCCGCCAACCTCGGACAGAGCCTGCGCGATGACAAGCCGCGCACTGACCCGGTCCGCCGGGCAGTCGAGGCCTTCGTCCACGGCTTCGTCGCCTCCCTGCCCACCGGAAAGATCAACACCTTCGGGCACCACACACTGCCCGACGCCGTGATCGTCAAGCTCCGCACCACCCGGCCCGTCAGCTTCGTCGCCGCCTTCGAGGACCCGGTGCGAGGCGAGGCGGGCGGCTACGTCCGTGAGGCCTCCGAGCGCCTGGCCGAGTACATCCCCGACATCGAGCGAGCGTACGGCGACGACGACTCCACCCTCACCTGGGTGCTGCGCGTCGGTCCGAACACGCAGAAGCTCGCCGGGATCGGCACCGAGTCGGAGAACCTCGTCGAACTCGTTGCCGCCGTCGGCCAGACCGTCGCCGAGCGCCTGGAGAAGCCGGCATGA
- the cas5e gene encoding type I-E CRISPR-associated protein Cas5/CasD, with product MSVLTLRLAGPLQSWGASARFARRTTESVPTKSGVIGMLAAAAGIERGDDDRLWPLAALRFGVRIDQPGTRVRDFQTAHHGVTGKSMPLSERFYLADAVFVAALEGDHPLLAELHAALRAPVYAPFLGRRSCPPSLPVELHLHDHGGLQDALREEPWQASPWYRKQFRGRDEVELTVLREADAHEQNAADTLRDQPLSFAAEHRRHTLRTQVTCSVPIPNPSARHLPRHDPFDALDEESA from the coding sequence ATGAGCGTGCTGACCCTTCGGCTCGCGGGCCCCCTGCAGTCGTGGGGGGCCTCGGCTCGCTTCGCCCGCCGTACCACCGAGTCCGTCCCCACGAAGAGCGGGGTCATCGGCATGCTCGCTGCCGCGGCTGGCATCGAACGCGGCGACGACGACAGGCTGTGGCCGCTGGCAGCCCTGCGGTTCGGCGTCCGCATCGACCAACCCGGCACCCGTGTAAGGGACTTCCAGACCGCCCACCACGGCGTCACCGGCAAATCCATGCCGCTGTCCGAACGCTTCTACCTCGCCGATGCCGTGTTCGTCGCCGCCCTCGAAGGCGACCACCCGCTGCTCGCCGAGCTGCACGCAGCGCTGCGCGCCCCGGTGTACGCGCCGTTCCTCGGCCGCCGTTCCTGCCCGCCCTCCCTCCCGGTTGAGCTCCACCTCCACGACCACGGCGGTCTGCAGGACGCGCTGCGCGAGGAACCGTGGCAGGCCTCGCCCTGGTACCGCAAGCAGTTCCGCGGCCGGGACGAGGTCGAACTGACCGTGCTGCGCGAGGCGGACGCGCATGAGCAGAACGCCGCGGACACCCTGCGCGACCAGCCGCTCAGCTTCGCCGCCGAACACCGGCGCCACACCCTGCGCACCCAGGTCACCTGCAGCGTGCCCATCCCCAACCCGTCCGCCCGGCACCTGCCCCGGCACGACCCGTTCGACGCCTTGGACGAAGAGAGCGCCTGA